Proteins from a genomic interval of Kineococcus rhizosphaerae:
- a CDS encoding ABC transporter substrate-binding protein, whose protein sequence is MPRRITLSALALSAALALAACSAGSNADSPAGADASRAADAKPVDGGTLTFDVASDAGCVDPQQVGSNETIYATRQFVDSLTDQDPETGTIEPWLAKSWDVSPDGTTFTFHLVTGATFSDGTPVDAAAVKANLDAATKLGARATLVTNYLTGYVGADVVDPQTVKVTFSAPNAQFLQATSTFSLGLVSVASTRQSPDERCKGIVGSGPFTLDHYTQGKEIVLKKRADYDWGSSLWTTQGAAHLDGITFQIVPEASVRSGSLQSQQVDAISSLSPQDLDLIESTGGHVISRTNPGIPLHLAVNNSRPATSDVKVREAISRALDRQEVIDTVLSKQYEPATSVLSDTTPGYADESELLTTDQAKAKQLLDEAGWEEGTDGVREKDGQKLNLDLYWFNNGNFGPTTELFQQQLKKVGIGVTIHQAQISEAAQVQKDGNFDLIYGGLTRADGDILRTSYSTKGTNNARIPVTELDDVLAQQLATVDVDQRNALLAKAQQLIVSNYYVIPVVQQTTVLATTGDVHDLDFEASSRLQFHDTWKG, encoded by the coding sequence GTGCCCCGACGCATCACCCTGTCCGCGCTCGCCCTGAGCGCCGCTCTCGCCCTCGCCGCCTGCTCCGCGGGCTCGAACGCCGACTCCCCGGCCGGTGCGGACGCCTCCCGCGCGGCCGACGCGAAGCCGGTCGACGGCGGGACGCTGACGTTCGACGTCGCCTCCGACGCCGGCTGCGTCGACCCCCAGCAGGTCGGCAGCAACGAGACGATCTACGCCACGCGGCAGTTCGTCGACTCCCTGACCGACCAGGACCCCGAGACGGGCACGATCGAACCCTGGCTCGCGAAGAGCTGGGACGTCAGTCCCGACGGGACGACGTTCACGTTCCACCTGGTGACGGGGGCGACCTTCTCCGACGGAACACCCGTCGACGCAGCCGCGGTCAAGGCCAACCTGGACGCCGCGACGAAGCTCGGGGCCCGCGCGACGCTCGTGACGAACTACCTCACGGGGTACGTCGGCGCCGACGTCGTCGACCCGCAGACCGTGAAGGTCACGTTCTCCGCCCCGAACGCCCAGTTCCTGCAGGCCACTTCGACGTTCAGCCTCGGGCTCGTGTCCGTCGCCAGCACCCGGCAGAGCCCCGACGAGCGGTGCAAGGGCATCGTGGGCTCCGGACCCTTCACCCTGGACCACTACACCCAGGGCAAGGAGATCGTGCTGAAGAAGCGTGCGGACTACGACTGGGGTTCCTCGCTCTGGACGACGCAGGGAGCCGCCCACCTGGACGGCATCACCTTCCAGATCGTCCCCGAGGCCAGCGTCCGCAGCGGATCCCTGCAGTCCCAGCAGGTCGACGCCATCAGTTCGCTGTCCCCGCAGGACCTCGACCTCATCGAGTCCACGGGCGGGCACGTCATCAGCCGCACCAATCCGGGCATCCCGCTGCACCTGGCCGTGAACAACTCCCGGCCCGCCACCTCCGACGTGAAGGTGCGCGAGGCGATCTCCCGGGCACTGGACCGGCAGGAGGTCATCGACACCGTCCTGTCGAAGCAGTACGAGCCTGCGACGAGCGTCCTGTCGGACACCACCCCGGGGTACGCGGACGAGTCGGAGCTGCTGACGACGGACCAGGCGAAGGCGAAGCAGCTGCTCGACGAGGCCGGCTGGGAGGAGGGGACCGACGGCGTCCGGGAGAAGGACGGCCAGAAGCTGAACCTCGACCTGTACTGGTTCAACAACGGGAACTTCGGCCCCACGACCGAACTGTTCCAGCAGCAGCTGAAGAAGGTCGGCATCGGCGTCACGATCCACCAGGCCCAGATCTCCGAGGCCGCGCAGGTGCAGAAGGACGGGAACTTCGACCTGATCTACGGCGGCCTCACCCGCGCCGACGGCGACATCCTGCGGACGAGCTACTCGACGAAGGGGACGAACAACGCCCGCATCCCCGTCACCGAGCTCGACGACGTCCTGGCCCAGCAGCTCGCCACCGTCGACGTCGACCAGCGCAACGCGCTGCTGGCGAAGGCGCAGCAGCTCATCGTCTCGAACTACTACGTGATCCCGGTGGTCCAGCAGACCACCGTGCTGGCCACGACCGGGGACGTCCACGACCTCGACTTCGAGGCGTCCTCCCGCCTGCAGTTCCACGACACCTGGAAGGGCTGA
- a CDS encoding ABC transporter permease, protein MDIGERYRSGAKAPAGTRRTLPAWARRPDLLVAALVILLVLAWAAFPSLFTSQSPIDGVPADRLQGPSAAHLFGTDHLGRDLFSRVVHGSRLTLQATVLAVLIGLVVGTLIGLFSGFVRGVVDDVLMRTMDVLLSIPALLLSMALITALGFGTVKVAIAVGIGTVANFARVMRSEVLKVSAAVYVEAARASGVRTTGVLFRHVLPNAAGPVLALSALEFGVAVLAVSSLSFLGFGAPPPAPEWGSLVAGGRDYLATSWWLTTLPGLVVAAVVLSANRIARALERGTA, encoded by the coding sequence CTGGACATCGGTGAGCGCTACCGCAGCGGTGCGAAGGCACCCGCGGGAACCCGGCGCACGCTGCCGGCGTGGGCCCGGCGGCCCGACCTGCTGGTGGCAGCCCTGGTGATCCTGCTGGTGCTGGCGTGGGCGGCGTTCCCGTCGCTGTTCACGTCGCAGAGCCCCATCGACGGGGTGCCCGCGGACCGTCTCCAGGGCCCGTCGGCGGCGCACTTGTTCGGCACCGACCACCTGGGACGCGACCTGTTCTCCCGCGTGGTCCACGGGTCCCGGCTCACGCTGCAGGCCACGGTCCTCGCCGTGCTCATCGGCCTGGTCGTGGGGACGCTCATCGGGTTGTTCTCCGGTTTCGTGCGCGGGGTCGTCGACGACGTCCTCATGCGCACCATGGACGTGCTGCTGTCCATCCCCGCCCTGCTGCTGTCGATGGCGCTCATCACGGCGCTGGGCTTCGGGACGGTCAAGGTCGCGATCGCCGTCGGCATCGGGACGGTCGCGAACTTCGCCCGCGTCATGCGCTCGGAGGTGCTGAAGGTCAGCGCGGCCGTGTACGTCGAGGCGGCCCGGGCCAGCGGGGTGCGCACGACGGGTGTGCTGTTCCGGCACGTCCTGCCGAACGCCGCCGGTCCCGTGCTGGCCCTCTCGGCGCTGGAGTTCGGGGTCGCGGTCCTCGCCGTCTCCTCGCTGAGCTTCCTCGGGTTCGGCGCCCCGCCGCCGGCGCCCGAGTGGGGTTCGCTCGTCGCGGGCGGGCGCGACTACCTGGCCACCTCGTGGTGGCTGACGACGTTGCCGGGGCTGGTGGTGGCGGCGGTCGTGCTGTCCGCCAACCGGATCGCCCGGGCGCTGGAGAGGGGCACGGCGTGA
- a CDS encoding LLM class flavin-dependent oxidoreductase, translated as MKFLAMTLITHTPDPVTGVWPTQHERLTEVVENAALAEQWGFDAYGVGERHERPFLSSSPTVVLSNIAARTSRIKLFTTVTTLSLLDPVRAYEDYATLDHLANGRLELIVGKGNGAAQANLFHVTTDDQWDRNAEGYELFRRLWREEKVTWQGRFRPSLDQAETWPAPYQRDLRIWHGSATSEESVEVAAAAGDPLFSANVTYPIGKYATLIERYRERWAAHGHDPADALVGAGSAGSFVARTSQEARRVWRPHFEARQKAFAGSGVPKVWEDFEDFLVRSSALVGSPEEVVDKVGRYHERFGHEVTALHFDRSGLSEAQHRENWDLFTTDVAPVLRRQFPSRPLLPAPAQAQGRAPLVPA; from the coding sequence GTGAAGTTCCTCGCGATGACCCTGATCACCCACACCCCGGACCCGGTGACGGGGGTGTGGCCGACGCAGCACGAACGCCTCACCGAGGTGGTCGAGAACGCCGCCCTGGCCGAGCAGTGGGGTTTCGACGCCTACGGCGTCGGGGAACGGCACGAACGCCCGTTCCTGTCCTCCTCCCCCACCGTCGTCCTCTCGAACATCGCGGCCCGCACGTCGCGGATCAAGCTGTTCACGACCGTCACGACGCTCAGCCTGCTCGACCCGGTCCGCGCCTACGAGGACTACGCGACGTTGGACCACCTCGCGAACGGCCGGCTGGAACTCATCGTGGGCAAGGGCAACGGGGCGGCGCAGGCGAACCTGTTCCACGTCACGACCGACGACCAGTGGGACCGCAACGCCGAGGGGTACGAGTTGTTCCGCCGGTTGTGGCGGGAGGAGAAGGTCACCTGGCAGGGCCGGTTCCGGCCGTCGCTGGACCAGGCCGAGACCTGGCCCGCCCCCTACCAGCGCGATCTGCGGATCTGGCACGGCAGCGCCACGAGCGAGGAGTCGGTGGAGGTCGCCGCGGCCGCCGGGGACCCGCTGTTCTCCGCGAACGTCACGTACCCGATCGGCAAGTACGCCACGCTCATCGAGCGCTACCGCGAACGGTGGGCGGCGCACGGCCACGACCCGGCCGACGCGCTCGTGGGCGCCGGATCGGCGGGCAGCTTCGTGGCCCGGACCTCCCAGGAGGCCCGCCGCGTCTGGCGGCCGCACTTCGAGGCGCGCCAGAAGGCCTTCGCCGGCAGCGGTGTCCCGAAGGTGTGGGAGGACTTCGAGGACTTCCTGGTCCGCAGCTCCGCCCTCGTCGGCTCCCCCGAAGAGGTCGTCGACAAGGTCGGCCGCTACCACGAGCGGTTCGGCCACGAGGTGACCGCCCTGCACTTCGACCGCTCCGGGCTGAGCGAGGCGCAGCACCGGGAGAACTGGGACCTGTTCACGACCGACGTGGCTCCCGTGCTGCGCCGGCAGTTCCCCTCGCGCCCCCTGCTGCCCGCCCCGGCGCAGGCCCAGGGCCGCGCCCCCCTCGTCCCCGCCTGA
- a CDS encoding ABC transporter substrate-binding protein has protein sequence MRTRTPLSAVTLAALLVLTACGGGGQSSSEKSADATPVKGGNLTFAISVDSGCIDPQQVGNNDALNIGRQLVDSLTVQDLDGKIQPWLAQTWEVSPDAKTFTFHLREGATFSDGTPVDSAAVKANLDGIVALGAKASLGSTYLQGYTGTQTPDAQTAVVTFAQPSAQFLQATSTMSLGLLSVPTTTADPATRCDGSTLVGSGPFTVGSYANGSKTVLKKRTGYDWAPTGAKHQGEAYLDTITYEVVPEASVRTGSLQSKQIDATTGIASQDLPQFDGNGFWTQRRANPGIPYNFFPNESRPIFSDIRVRQAFSKAVDRKTLASILNPGDVAVSSALSASTPLASDDSKDLALDVAGANELLDEAGWVKGADGVRAKDGKKLTVTVTFWQPTTAVLELVQQQERAVGIDLQLKQGTTAETTALQNSGDYDVLFYNLTRSDPDVLRTIFSTETRNVNHRAHSQVDDLLTQQAATTDTAQRAQLVAQASKLLVEEAHSIPLIELSTVIAANEDVHDLQFEGSSRLWFYDAWKQA, from the coding sequence TTGCGCACCCGCACGCCCCTGTCCGCGGTCACCCTCGCCGCGCTCCTCGTCCTCACCGCGTGCGGTGGCGGTGGTCAGAGCAGTTCCGAGAAGTCCGCCGACGCCACCCCGGTCAAGGGGGGGAACCTGACGTTCGCGATCTCGGTCGACTCCGGGTGCATCGACCCGCAGCAGGTGGGCAACAACGACGCGCTGAACATCGGCCGCCAGCTCGTGGACTCCCTCACGGTGCAGGACCTCGACGGGAAGATCCAGCCCTGGCTGGCCCAGACGTGGGAGGTCAGCCCGGACGCGAAGACCTTCACCTTCCACCTGCGCGAGGGGGCGACGTTCTCCGACGGCACCCCCGTCGACTCGGCCGCGGTGAAGGCGAACCTCGACGGGATCGTCGCCCTCGGGGCCAAGGCGTCGCTCGGCTCGACCTACCTCCAGGGCTACACCGGCACCCAGACCCCGGACGCGCAGACGGCCGTCGTGACGTTCGCGCAGCCCAGCGCGCAGTTCCTCCAGGCCACCTCGACGATGAGCCTGGGGCTCCTGTCGGTCCCGACGACCACGGCCGACCCGGCGACCCGGTGCGACGGGAGCACGCTGGTCGGCTCCGGGCCGTTCACCGTCGGCAGCTACGCCAACGGTTCCAAGACGGTCCTGAAGAAGCGCACCGGGTACGACTGGGCGCCCACCGGGGCCAAGCACCAGGGCGAGGCCTACCTCGACACCATCACCTACGAGGTCGTCCCCGAGGCCAGCGTGCGCACGGGGTCGTTGCAGTCCAAGCAGATCGACGCGACGACCGGCATCGCCTCGCAGGACCTGCCGCAGTTCGACGGCAACGGGTTCTGGACCCAGCGTCGCGCGAACCCGGGCATCCCGTACAACTTCTTCCCCAACGAGTCGCGCCCGATCTTCTCCGACATCAGGGTTCGGCAGGCGTTCTCGAAGGCCGTCGACCGCAAGACGCTCGCCAGCATCCTGAACCCCGGTGACGTCGCCGTGAGCTCGGCGCTGTCGGCCTCCACCCCGCTGGCGTCCGACGACTCCAAGGACCTCGCGCTCGACGTGGCGGGGGCGAACGAGCTGCTCGACGAGGCCGGCTGGGTCAAGGGCGCGGACGGCGTCCGGGCCAAGGACGGCAAGAAGCTCACCGTCACCGTGACGTTCTGGCAGCCCACGACCGCCGTGCTGGAGCTCGTCCAGCAGCAGGAGCGCGCCGTCGGCATCGACCTGCAGCTCAAGCAGGGCACCACCGCCGAGACCACGGCCCTGCAGAACTCCGGCGACTACGACGTCCTGTTCTACAACCTGACCCGCTCCGACCCGGACGTGCTGCGGACGATCTTCTCGACCGAGACCCGCAACGTGAACCACCGGGCCCACAGCCAGGTCGACGACCTGCTCACGCAGCAGGCCGCGACGACGGACACCGCCCAGCGGGCCCAGCTCGTGGCGCAGGCCTCGAAGCTGCTCGTCGAGGAGGCGCACTCGATCCCGCTCATCGAGCTGTCGACCGTCATCGCCGCGAACGAGGACGTGCACGACCTGCAGTTCGAGGGCTCGTCGCGGCTGTGGTTCTACGACGCCTGGAAGCAGGCGTGA
- a CDS encoding dipeptide ABC transporter ATP-binding protein — MRHDGANRGHGVNQPLLQVQDLKISYGSREVVHGVSFDVHPGEVVAVVGESGSGKSTTAHAVVGLLSGSGTVGSGSVLFEGDELVGLGEKAWRSVRGARIGLVPQDPTLSLNPVKRIGDQVAEVLHVHGLAKGAAARLRAVELLTAAGLPDAAVRAKQYPTELSGGMRQRVLIAIGLAAGPRLLVADEPTSALDVTVQRQVLDHLESLTRDAGTAVLFITHDLAVAADRASRVVVMSQGEVVEVGTAQQVLTEPEHEYTKSLLAAAPSLHSARIRAVPRERTAPPAPRPREPLVQVRSLVKEFPLPGRGNVQTAVSDVSFDIGRGETVGLVGESGSGKTTTARLVLGLERPTSGQVLFDGVETAGLKGSAWRDLRRRAQLVYQNPYASLDPRVAVGETIAEPLRAFGVGDRSSRRKKAASLLDQVRLPADALERRPAELSGGQRQRVAIARALALEPEFVVCDEPVSALDVSVQAQILELLVQLQADHGLSYLFISHDLAVIRQISDKVGVMRRGNLVEFAPARDVFAHPQHEYTVELLEAIPGRRALEDAT, encoded by the coding sequence GTGCGCCACGACGGAGCGAACCGGGGGCACGGCGTGAACCAGCCGTTGTTGCAGGTCCAGGACCTGAAGATCTCCTACGGTTCCCGCGAGGTCGTCCACGGGGTGTCGTTCGACGTCCACCCCGGTGAGGTCGTCGCCGTCGTCGGGGAGTCCGGGTCGGGCAAGAGCACGACCGCGCACGCCGTCGTGGGGCTCCTGTCGGGGTCGGGCACGGTGGGCTCCGGATCGGTGCTGTTCGAGGGCGACGAGCTCGTCGGCCTCGGCGAGAAGGCCTGGCGCTCGGTGCGCGGGGCCCGGATCGGCCTGGTCCCGCAGGACCCGACGCTGTCGCTGAACCCCGTCAAGCGCATCGGGGACCAGGTCGCCGAGGTGCTGCACGTCCACGGTCTGGCCAAGGGCGCCGCCGCCCGGCTGCGGGCGGTCGAGCTCCTCACCGCCGCCGGGCTGCCGGACGCGGCCGTGCGCGCGAAGCAGTACCCGACGGAACTGTCGGGGGGCATGCGGCAGCGCGTCCTCATCGCCATCGGGCTGGCCGCCGGGCCCCGCCTGCTGGTGGCCGACGAACCGACGAGCGCGCTCGACGTCACGGTGCAGCGGCAGGTGCTGGACCACCTGGAGTCCCTCACCCGGGACGCGGGGACGGCTGTGCTGTTCATCACGCACGACCTGGCGGTGGCCGCCGACCGCGCCTCCCGGGTCGTCGTCATGTCCCAGGGCGAGGTCGTCGAAGTCGGCACCGCCCAGCAGGTGCTGACGGAACCGGAGCACGAGTACACGAAGTCGCTGCTCGCGGCCGCCCCGAGCCTGCACAGCGCGCGGATCCGGGCCGTGCCGCGCGAGCGGACCGCTCCGCCGGCGCCCCGCCCGCGCGAGCCCCTCGTGCAGGTGCGGTCCCTGGTCAAGGAGTTCCCGCTGCCCGGCCGGGGCAACGTCCAGACCGCCGTGTCGGACGTCAGCTTCGACATCGGCCGCGGCGAGACCGTCGGGCTGGTGGGGGAGTCGGGGTCGGGCAAGACGACGACGGCCCGCCTCGTCCTGGGGCTGGAGCGGCCCACCTCGGGGCAGGTGCTGTTCGACGGCGTCGAGACCGCGGGGCTCAAGGGGTCCGCGTGGCGGGACCTGCGCCGTCGCGCGCAGCTCGTCTACCAGAACCCCTACGCGTCCCTCGACCCGCGCGTCGCCGTCGGCGAGACGATCGCCGAACCGTTGCGCGCCTTCGGGGTCGGCGATCGGTCCTCGCGGCGCAAGAAGGCCGCGTCGTTGCTGGACCAGGTGCGACTGCCCGCCGACGCCCTCGAGCGCCGGCCCGCGGAGCTGTCCGGCGGTCAGCGCCAGCGGGTCGCCATCGCCCGCGCCCTGGCGCTGGAACCGGAGTTCGTCGTCTGCGACGAGCCCGTCTCCGCCCTCGACGTGTCGGTGCAGGCGCAGATCCTGGAGCTGCTCGTGCAGCTGCAGGCCGACCACGGGCTGAGCTACCTGTTCATCTCCCACGACCTGGCCGTGATCCGGCAGATCAGCGACAAGGTGGGGGTCATGCGTCGCGGGAACCTGGTGGAGTTCGCCCCCGCGCGGGACGTCTTCGCGCACCCGCAGCACGAGTACACCGTGGAACTGCTCGAGGCCATCCCCGGCCGCCGGGCGCTGGAGGACGCGACGTGA
- a CDS encoding GNAT family N-acetyltransferase produces the protein MTAEPAELVVRAVGTADPLAKPLFDDLAHEYGTRYGGTVEQVRQELERYPAQEFAEPHGVLLLLLEDGAAIAGGAYRRYDERTAELKRIWTHPAHRRRGLARRVLAELERRAVANGYEALYLTTGPRQPEAKHLYLTSGYVPQFDLDVDPETIGPLAFTKDLTPGEGSA, from the coding sequence GTGACCGCCGAACCCGCCGAGCTCGTCGTCCGTGCGGTCGGCACCGCCGACCCGCTGGCGAAGCCGCTGTTCGACGACCTCGCCCACGAGTACGGCACGCGCTACGGCGGGACGGTCGAGCAGGTCCGGCAGGAGCTGGAGCGGTACCCGGCGCAGGAGTTCGCCGAACCGCACGGGGTGCTCCTGCTGCTCCTGGAGGACGGGGCCGCGATCGCCGGCGGCGCCTACCGCCGCTACGACGAGCGGACCGCCGAGCTCAAGCGCATCTGGACGCACCCCGCGCACCGCCGGCGGGGCCTGGCGCGACGGGTGCTGGCCGAGCTGGAACGGCGTGCGGTGGCGAACGGCTACGAGGCGCTGTACCTGACGACGGGGCCGCGCCAGCCCGAGGCCAAGCACCTCTACCTGACCTCCGGCTACGTCCCGCAGTTCGACCTCGACGTCGACCCCGAGACGATCGGCCCCCTGGCGTTCACCAAGGACCTGACGCCCGGGGAGGGGTCGGCGTGA
- a CDS encoding LLM class flavin-dependent oxidoreductase, which translates to MKFLVMTLIGTSGDAAAGRLTPPRQRFREVVETAEFVEELGLDAFGVGERHSPEFLSSSPTVVLSHLAARTSTIRLFTTVTVLSLLDPVRVAEDYATLDHLSDGRVEIVIGKGNDAHQSELFGFDLADQWDRNRENYELLHRLWREEKVSWSGRYRPDLVAATTYPRPLAGPPRVWHGSASSTESTELAARYGEPLFSANAFHPQAKYADLIAHYRQRFAEHGHDPARALVGAGSGGVHLARTSQEAVARFRPLWEAYMATPAAAHNRSPFTSLEDALDRGPNLVGSPAQVVDKIGDYHGAFGHELLAIGVDGQGLDPAEQRATLELFAGEVAPVVRREFPSRSWEEFPRPTLEP; encoded by the coding sequence GTGAAGTTCCTCGTCATGACGCTCATCGGCACGAGCGGCGATGCCGCCGCCGGGCGGCTCACCCCGCCGCGGCAGCGGTTCCGCGAGGTCGTCGAGACGGCGGAGTTCGTCGAGGAGCTGGGGCTCGACGCCTTCGGGGTGGGGGAGCGTCACTCACCGGAGTTCCTGTCCAGCTCACCGACCGTCGTGCTCTCGCACCTGGCGGCGCGGACGTCGACGATCCGGCTGTTCACGACCGTCACGGTGCTGAGCCTGCTGGACCCGGTGCGCGTCGCGGAGGACTACGCGACGCTGGACCACCTGTCCGACGGCCGCGTCGAGATCGTCATCGGCAAGGGCAACGACGCGCACCAGTCCGAGCTGTTCGGGTTCGACCTCGCCGACCAGTGGGACCGCAACCGGGAGAACTACGAGCTCCTGCACCGGTTGTGGAGGGAGGAGAAGGTGAGCTGGTCCGGCCGGTACCGTCCCGACCTCGTCGCGGCCACGACGTACCCGCGTCCGCTGGCGGGTCCGCCGCGGGTGTGGCACGGCTCGGCGTCGAGCACCGAGTCGACGGAGCTGGCCGCCCGCTACGGCGAACCCCTGTTCTCGGCCAACGCCTTCCACCCGCAGGCCAAGTACGCCGACCTCATCGCCCACTACCGTCAGCGGTTCGCCGAGCACGGGCACGACCCCGCGCGGGCGCTCGTGGGGGCGGGGTCGGGGGGCGTGCACCTGGCCCGCACGTCCCAGGAGGCGGTCGCCCGGTTCCGGCCGCTGTGGGAGGCGTACATGGCCACCCCGGCCGCGGCGCACAACCGGTCGCCGTTCACGTCGCTCGAGGACGCTCTCGACCGCGGGCCGAACCTGGTGGGCTCGCCCGCGCAGGTCGTGGACAAGATCGGTGACTACCACGGGGCGTTCGGTCACGAGCTCCTCGCGATCGGTGTCGACGGTCAGGGGCTGGACCCGGCCGAGCAGCGCGCGACGCTCGAACTGTTCGCCGGCGAGGTGGCCCCCGTCGTGCGCCGCGAGTTCCCGAGCCGGTCGTGGGAGGAGTTCCCGCGACCGACGCTCGAACCCTGA
- a CDS encoding ABC transporter permease: MTGYVARRLGQAVVVLWAAYTVTFVILYLLPSDPVEIMLAGGQGGEQSTVDPAQVAALRHEYGLDEPLPVQYVHALWRTLHLDFGSSIQNGAPVTSLIGDALPQTAVLAVSALVIALVLGVGIAFLSTWTRWAWVRTLLLALPPLGVSLPTFWVGLLLIQFFSFRISIFPALGNEGLASLVLPSVTLAVPVSASIAQVLARGLRTALAEPYVETARAKGASRARVHLRHAFRNATIPALTIGGVIVGNLLAGAVVVETVFSRVGIGRLTVTAVNGQDIPLVQGLVLLAATIFVVTNLVVDLLYPVIDPRIRVVGVPRRPRASTKTLVGSVS, from the coding sequence GTGACCGGTTACGTCGCCCGGCGGCTCGGGCAGGCGGTCGTCGTCCTCTGGGCGGCGTACACCGTGACGTTCGTCATCCTCTACCTGCTGCCCAGCGACCCGGTGGAGATCATGCTCGCCGGGGGGCAGGGAGGGGAGCAGTCCACGGTCGACCCCGCACAGGTCGCGGCCCTGCGGCACGAGTACGGCCTGGACGAGCCGCTGCCCGTGCAGTACGTCCACGCGCTGTGGAGGACGCTGCACCTGGACTTCGGCAGCTCCATCCAGAACGGGGCCCCGGTCACCTCCCTCATCGGCGACGCGCTGCCGCAGACCGCGGTCCTCGCCGTCTCGGCGCTGGTCATCGCGCTGGTGCTCGGTGTCGGGATCGCGTTCCTGTCGACCTGGACCCGGTGGGCCTGGGTGCGCACGCTGCTGCTGGCCCTGCCGCCGCTGGGCGTCTCGCTGCCGACGTTCTGGGTCGGCCTGCTGCTCATCCAGTTCTTCTCGTTCCGGATCTCGATCTTCCCGGCCCTGGGCAACGAGGGCCTCGCCAGCCTCGTGCTGCCGTCGGTGACCCTCGCCGTCCCCGTCTCGGCGTCGATCGCGCAGGTGCTGGCCCGCGGGCTGCGCACCGCGCTGGCCGAACCCTACGTCGAGACGGCCCGCGCCAAGGGCGCCTCCCGGGCCCGGGTGCACCTGCGGCACGCGTTCCGCAACGCGACGATCCCCGCCCTGACGATCGGCGGGGTCATCGTGGGCAACCTGCTGGCCGGTGCCGTCGTGGTGGAGACGGTGTTCTCCCGTGTCGGCATCGGGCGACTGACCGTCACCGCCGTCAACGGGCAGGACATCCCGCTCGTGCAGGGCCTCGTCCTGCTGGCGGCCACGATCTTCGTCGTCACCAACCTCGTGGTGGACCTGCTGTACCCGGTCATCGACCCGCGCATCCGGGTCGTCGGGGTGCCGCGTCGTCCGCGGGCCAGCACCAAGACCCTCGTGGGGAGCGTGTCGTGA